The sequence CGCATCTCTTaactaagaaaacaaacaaaaaacaatcccTTTGCTTTTCAATTCTGTTATAAGCCTGTTCATGGTTCCACTTGCGCATGCACAGCAAATTGCATTGTGGATAAAATGTCGAAGTTGAACGCCCTTGAGACATTTGCATGTCTGGACATATATTAAGCATGGTCTAggcaagaactgtttacaacaaAAAGGCCTTCACCTCTGATATGATATTACCCATATCGCATCCAGCTGTGCATCTGCAGTTGGAAACATGAATAGGCTTATTATTATGTGCTTGCACCATGTATTTGGTATGCACTTTTTACATTCAGAAATATCCTGGTTTCTTTTTAAGTCGGGGACAGCTCTCCATCCTGACTTTCAGTACTGCAACACTTCAATTTGTACTACATATAGTACCTACAGGATTTTCAATTAGAGCTGTAGTTGGCAGTTTTCATCTTGCATCTTCATTTTCCTGCCTTTGTTCTTTCCTCTAACCTTGATTTATAACACAGCACGTCCCCTGTGTGTTCATTAGAGGAGATTTACCCTGGTTTCTTCCTCTCCCTTCTGCAGCTGTCCAGCTGTTAGGAAATGGCATCGGTGGGTAGGAAACTAGTTCCAGCATGTTTAGATTTGTGGAGTTAGTGATGTCTCGGTTATTTTTTTGGATTTGCCTTTTTCCCTGCTTCACCAGTGTGTGTTGGAAGTTGGAACTGTAAACACTgtttgtactaagttgtagtgGTGTGTGTCACTACATACTGCCGGGATTGCTGATTGCATGTCTTGTCTGTGGCTTACCTCTAGATCTAGATCTGTAACACCCCCTTTTCACTACAGGCTGTGAGttctgagcgaccaaagatttgactgGCCGcacaatgaatttcatagacaaagtcACAAAGAACaacttttaaaaatgttttgtttgttttgttgtcatgcAAATCATACGTTTACATCATGGCATGCATCGTGttatgtacagtaactgttatgaaACCTTGTTGCTGTACAGTCGATCATGATCAGCAATCggcgtctagtggaaagggggcctaaCTGTTCCATGTGTCTTCGTGTAGTGTTGTAGGTCAAGACGTTGTCATGCTTCAAACCCTACCCTGCCATTTCCTACCAGCTTATGGTCTTGtgcatatgtacattgtacctcatATGTTGCATGCATATCACCAGTGTTAAGTGTTCAGTACAGATTTTTCATATGTCAATGGCTATGGTATGTTCTTGAAACTTCATACAATCTTATGCGTTGCAAATGATCGTTGATATCTTAAAACTGCAACTGCATTCTATTAACATCTGATAGCATCACAACAATTTACTAACAATAAATACAAGCTCAACtttatttgtatgtgtgttatcATTACTTCATTAAGCAGTATTAAAGAAATTCCCCAGTCACCACTTTTGCTTACTAATACTAGTATTGAGAGGTAATGATGTAAGCAATGTTCCAGAAGGAAATAGTGTTACATTTGATTTCAGATCATCATGTTTCTACAACTTATTATTTTCTGGTGGAACCACATGTACAATGAAGCTCTGTTTTGAATTACCTTACAATATTGTTTGTATCATGCAGGAAGAGACAGTTCCAGCGAGTTCACAAGACTCACACAAAGTGCCAGTTCCAATGTGCAGAAGATAACCAGCAATGGTAGGTCATCAACTTGATCAAGTTTTGTAATTTTACTGATTATACACTATTCCCATCAATGAGTGTAtttacacaaattatgcaaCCAGTGATGGTAGTATCATACTTAGCAGTTCTAGAGCCTGACTTCTTAATTACCCAAATAATGTGTAGTGGTTACAAAAGCATAGTGATGtctgtttgtttcgcataattggtaaactgcctttaggcataacatGCCAGTTATTTTACaataagtacaagctgtgtaagaccgaACTGTAAATATTGGTCCACTTAATTACACTATTCTAGGAAGGACCcctattttttttcataagtgtgttgggatcTTGAACATACTCAAGGTGTGGCTTACTTTAAACATGGGATCTCCAGCTTCATATCCTATCCAAGAGGACACGTCACCCCAAaccaaaactaggtactcatatCAACCTGTCGTTAGTAAATTGCCTTtcgcaagggcacaacattaagTCCTCCTACTCAGGTATTCCCAGAACCTGTAGATTCCCCTAACAACCCTAACctcaagaccaccttgccagcTTGCACTGTTACCATCATGATGATAGTTTACCTTAGCTGCAATATAGTATCAATGTTCCAATGGTGCAAATGTAAGGGCTACAATTTGCAGTTGCTGCCATGGTCTGTGATTGTACGACATTGACTTAAGTGTAGTTTTGCCATTGATTATTGTTTACTGTAGTAATTGATCAAGTCCAGTATAGTAGTAGTTATGTATAGGTGTTATATTTGTTGTAGTTGTGGTTCAATAAAGTAACCATGGGTAATTTTTATGTCTAGTGTCCCAGGTCCAACGCATGGTCAATCAGCTTGGCACAGCACAGGACACACATGAGCTACGAGACAAACTGTGAGTCAAGAATCATATGCTGCTACcttacaaaatacaattttaatGTATTGTATGTGGAAGCTACTTGTAAGAGGCTGATACTAAAATGCTCTGTTATGTCTTGCAGAAAAAGTAATGTGTTTTGTAGGACTAGGAGTCTAACTAAAGCCCCTGCCACACATGgccaaccatggcctcccaacctccTCCAGACTATGGTTTGGAGTTGGTTTTGAACAGTGTCATCTGTTGTTGGGAATAATTGGGAGTTGGTCTGCAAAGTtgtctgctacatgtagtagcctggaatccatcctgcTTTAGTGTGCTCCTGTTGGCTCCTCTGACCATTGTACCCAATGATATCTGTAACCTGTACCAGCTgcctaaattttgaaaaaaatcaggaaagtcatattctgtttCAATACAATTAGAGAAACAAAATGGAGCTAGAAATTCTAGAAGAGGATAGATTCAAGCCTACTTCCTACACAGTGCCAACCTGTGGGGAGTGACCAGGAGCAAAGTGGTGGGAAGGTCCCAAaattgtgacaggggcttgataTAGTTTGCTTCAGAAACGCTCTATTTAAGTTAAAGAGCATATTGATTGGAATGGGTTAGACAATTGACCTCATTAGACTTCGATATGACCAATACATTTATGCACCCGGTTTTAACTGGTTTACAGTCATGCATCCGTAGTCAATGACAATGAGATGTGGTGTCGAAGGCCTCAGCAGACAGGACTGTATTATGTGTAAAATATTCAGACACCAGTTCCTACTGATCAAGGTACATGTCCTGTTGTCCTCAGCCACCAGATGCAGCACTACACTAACCAACTCGCCAAGGATACAAACAAGTACCTGAAGGATCTAAGCAACTTGCCGAACCCTTCATCACAGTCTGAACAGGTAGTGCCATCTTTAGGTTCTTGTAGAGTCTTTGTGTTCAGAGTCTTTGTATTCCATACAGTAGTGTTTTAATGTTGGCATGTatctgtagttatttgaatacacagtAAGTGGAGTGGCATGAAATGAGTGGGAAAATGACCACAAAGGTTAGACTTGCCAGCGGAGTAGGAACtacagttcagaggtggtagaacttaAGTCATTAATCAGACATGTCTGACAGAGATCTCTCAGTCTTAGAGCTTATAAGAAACTCTAAGTATGTTATCAGATCTTCAAAGTCAAGTTTCCACTGGACACATCTACTTTAACTTCCTATTAACCTTTAAAGTTAAACCTCTTTAGCCCTATTGCAACAGTGTTTTGTGAATAAGTTGTGAAATTGACTTGTATTTGAATTCGTCCAACCCACAGAGGCAGAGAAAAATGCAGCGTGACCGCCTGACCAACGACTTTTCCACAGCGCTAAACAACTTCCAGACCGTACAACGACGCGCTGCggagaaggagagagaaagCGTGTCACGAGCCCGCGCTAATTCTGGGTTACCCCCAGTAAGTAATGCAAGTACATCACCTGTaagtttgattttttgtttgtttttattttctcatAAGTTTCTCCAGTATCAGGACAACCCCTGTCAAACTTACTCACAAGCATAAGTTTATGTCTAGCAGTTGGCTGTACTAAGATTTCATTAGGATTCTTAGTGTACTTTTAGCATCAGatcattttgtatacaaagTAGTATTACATATTATTTTTGTGTAAAATAATCACCGTTTTACTTTTTTATCAGCACATGCatgatttgtacatgtaattgaaatGTAAGGTTAACTAATCAGCTACAGTAGTTTAATTGTTAATACTTTGTTATCCCTGTTGCAGAATCCCTTTGATGATGATGTGAGGACAGGTGATGGACAACTTATCGCACTTGACGGGTAAGTGGAATGAAGAAGAAGTCTTGTGTTTTACAAGTTGGAGGTCtaaatgtttacatttgtacttattgTATATGTACATCAGCTTATTTCAAGCTTATCAGATGTATCGTCAGGCTGAGCTTATAGTCATAAACACATGTAACATCTAGTAACATAATTCCAGGagagtacataattccaccaccatGAAATGGTACGtcgaaacagatctccaacccaatgtcccccagtttaatgcactcttgtatgtctaaactgtgcatacc comes from Branchiostoma lanceolatum isolate klBraLanc5 chromosome 2, klBraLanc5.hap2, whole genome shotgun sequence and encodes:
- the LOC136428040 gene encoding syntaxin-12-like isoform X7, encoding MSFSQYSDDPGRASYHAGAAAVQLLGNGIGRDSSSEFTRLTQSASSNVQKITSNVSQVQRMVNQLGTAQDTHELRDKLHQMQHYTNQLAKDTNKYLKDLSNLPNPSSQSEQRQRKMQRDRLTNDFSTALNNFQTVQRRAAEKERESVSRARANSGLPPNPFDDDVRTGDGQLIALDGDQGGSSMTAQMMEEESNLEMIRERETNIRQLEADIMDVNSIFKDLATMVHEQGEMIDSIEANVENAAIHVESGNQQLRQASDYQKKSRRKLCILLIVLLIVGAVVALILYFTLKK
- the LOC136428040 gene encoding syntaxin-12-like isoform X5, translating into MSFSQYSDDPGRASYHAGAAAVQLLGNGIGRDSSSEFTRLTQSASSNVQKITSNVSQVQRMVNQLGTAQDTHELRDKLHQMQHYTNQLAKDTNKYLKDLSNLPNPSSQSEQRQRKMQRDRLTNDFSTALNNFQTVQRRAAEKERESVSRARANSGLPPVSNASTSPNPFDDDVRTGDGQLIALDGDQGGSSMTAQMMEEESNLEMIRERETNIRQLEADIMDVNSIFKDLATMVHEQGEMIDSIEANVENAAIHVESGNQQLRQASDYQKKSRRKLCILLIVLLIVGAVVALILYFTLKK
- the LOC136428040 gene encoding syntaxin-7-like isoform X1, which gives rise to MSFSQYSDDPGRASYHAGAAAVQLLGNGIGRDSSSEFTRLTQSASSNVQKITSNVSQVQRMVNQLGTAQDTHELRDKLHQMQHYTNQLAKDTNKYLKDLSNLPNPSSQSEQRQRKMQRDRLTNDFSTALNNFQTVQRRAAEKERESVSRARANSGLPPVSNASTSPNPFDDDVRTGDGQLIALDGRVKTSDALKVTDQQGVLPTDQGGSSMTAQMMEEESNLEMIRERETNIRQLEADIMDVNSIFKDLATMVHEQGEMIDSIEANVENAAIHVESGNQQLRQASDYQKKSRRKLCILLIVLLIVGAVVALILYFTLKK
- the LOC136428040 gene encoding syntaxin-12-like isoform X8: MSFSQYSDDPGRASYHAGAAGRDSSSEFTRLTQSASSNVQKITSNVSQVQRMVNQLGTAQDTHELRDKLHQMQHYTNQLAKDTNKYLKDLSNLPNPSSQSEQRQRKMQRDRLTNDFSTALNNFQTVQRRAAEKERESVSRARANSGLPPVSNASTSPNPFDDDVRTGDGQLIALDGDQGGSSMTAQMMEEESNLEMIRERETNIRQLEADIMDVNSIFKDLATMVHEQGEMIDSIEANVENAAIHVESGNQQLRQASDYQKKSRRKLCILLIVLLIVGAVVALILYFTLKK
- the LOC136428040 gene encoding syntaxin-7-like isoform X4 — encoded protein: MSFSQYSDDPGRASYHAGAAGRDSSSEFTRLTQSASSNVQKITSNVSQVQRMVNQLGTAQDTHELRDKLHQMQHYTNQLAKDTNKYLKDLSNLPNPSSQSEQRQRKMQRDRLTNDFSTALNNFQTVQRRAAEKERESVSRARANSGLPPVSNASTSPNPFDDDVRTGDGQLIALDGRVKTSDALKVTDQQGVLPTDQGGSSMTAQMMEEESNLEMIRERETNIRQLEADIMDVNSIFKDLATMVHEQGEMIDSIEANVENAAIHVESGNQQLRQASDYQKKSRRKLCILLIVLLIVGAVVALILYFTLKK
- the LOC136428040 gene encoding syntaxin-7-like isoform X3, which codes for MSFSQYSDDPGRASYHAGAAAVQLLGNGIGRDSSSEFTRLTQSASSNVQKITSNVSQVQRMVNQLGTAQDTHELRDKLHQMQHYTNQLAKDTNKYLKDLSNLPNPSSQSEQRQRKMQRDRLTNDFSTALNNFQTVQRRAAEKERESVSRARANSGLPPNPFDDDVRTGDGQLIALDGRVKTSDALKVTDQQGVLPTDQGGSSMTAQMMEEESNLEMIRERETNIRQLEADIMDVNSIFKDLATMVHEQGEMIDSIEANVENAAIHVESGNQQLRQASDYQKKSRRKLCILLIVLLIVGAVVALILYFTLKK
- the LOC136428040 gene encoding syntaxin-7-like isoform X2; protein product: MSFSQYSDDPGRASYHAGAAAVQLLGNGIGRDSSSEFTRLTQSASSNVQKITSNVSQVQRMVNQLGTAQDTHELRDKLHQMQHYTNQLAKDTNKYLKDLSNLPNPSSQSEQRQRKMQRDRLTNDFSTALNNFQTVQRRAAEKERESVSRARANSGLPPVSNASTSPNPFDDDVRTGDGQLIALDGRVKTSDALKVTDQQGVLPTDQGGSSMTAQMMEEESNLEMIRERETNIRQLEADIMDVNSIFKDLATMVHEQGEMIDSIEANVENAAIHVESGNQQLRQASDYQKKSRRKLCIILIVGLIALGIIGLIIYLSVR
- the LOC136428040 gene encoding syntaxin-7-like isoform X6 — its product is MSFSQYSDDPGRASYHAGAAAVQLLGNGIGRDSSSEFTRLTQSASSNVQKITSNVSQVQRMVNQLGTAQDTHELRDKLHQMQHYTNQLAKDTNKYLKDLSNLPNPSSQSEQRQRKMQRDRLTNDFSTALNNFQTVQRRAAEKERESVSRARANSGLPPVSNASTSPNPFDDDVRTGDGQLIALDGRVKTSDALKVTDQQGVLPTDQGGSSMTAQMMEEESNLEMIRERETNIRQLEADIMDVNSIFKDLATMVHEQGEMIDSIEANVENAAIHVESGNQQLRQASDYQKKKTCLVS